The nucleotide window CCGTCACCGAGTACCGGCTGGCGGTCCGGAGCCGGTGGGCGCTCGCGTTGACCGGGCTGTTCGTCGTCTTCGGCGGGGTGATCATGACGTTCAGCGGCTCCGCGGTCGGGCCGGCGGGCGCGGAGCGCGTCGTCGCGTCGCTGACGAGCCTCGCCGCCTACCTCGTCCCGCTCGCGGCGCTCGCCTTGGGCTACGACGCGATCGTCGGCCGCGAGGACGAGGGGTGGCTCGCGGTCGTGTTCTCGCTGCCGGTCCGCCGGAGCGAGGTCGTCGCCGGGACGTACCTCGGACGGGGGACCGTGCTGGCGGGCGCGACGGTCCTCGGGTTCGCCTTCACCGGCGCGCTGATCGTCCGCGAGTTCGGGATCGGCGCGTTGTCCGCGTTCCTCGGGTTCCTCGGCGGCGCGGTCGCCGTCGGGGCCGCGTTCCTCTCGGTCGCGATCCTGCTGTCGACCGTCGCCAGCGAGAAGACCCACGCGCTCGGCGCGTCGCTTCTGGTCTGGGTGTGGTTCGTGTTGGTCCACGACCTGCTCGCGCTCGGCGTCGTCGCGGCCGTCGAACTGCCGGACGCCGCGCTGTCGGCGCTAGTCCTCTCGAACCCGGTGAGCGCGTTCCGCGTGCTCGTCTTGAGCGGACTGGGCACGACGGCCGGCGGCGGGTTCACCGCCGTCCTCGCCGGC belongs to Halorubrum sp. DM2 and includes:
- a CDS encoding ABC transporter permease, whose amino-acid sequence is MSDPTERPTAEPEVEEAAKRDEREGTRPDGGHPDATAAVSALDGGTDAEATDSMSQATADAAETEASDGVRDALRHVFVVAVTEYRLAVRSRWALALTGLFVVFGGVIMTFSGSAVGPAGAERVVASLTSLAAYLVPLAALALGYDAIVGREDEGWLAVVFSLPVRRSEVVAGTYLGRGTVLAGATVLGFAFTGALIVREFGIGALSAFLGFLGGAVAVGAAFLSVAILLSTVASEKTHALGASLLVWVWFVLVHDLLALGVVAAVELPDAALSALVLSNPVSAFRVLVLSGLGTTAGGGFTAVLAGSGLSTVSLSLALVAWCVVPLAAAAVLVRRRRL